In Stigmatopora nigra isolate UIUO_SnigA chromosome 5, RoL_Snig_1.1, whole genome shotgun sequence, the genomic window GCTTTAAATAACAgacaaagaaatacaaaataaaatacaaaaatcccAAGCAGCAGAAATAAAAAGAGCTGAAAAGGTAAACAGCTCATTAGACCCCATATGTGGACCATTTTTGGGAGTCCATATTTCTAAAAAGATGTTCAAACTGATCTGTTTTTAAGGTGCCATGCCGTCAGAGAAGTCTCTGTCAAGGGACAGCTGGTTGAAAGGTGTTGATTGTCACTGAGGCGTGGAATAGCAAAAGCCTGATGACGTGCTAACAAGCGTTACTCTTTAGGTGCTGGGTTTGCAGTGGCTTCACGTGATACTCATAGATCTTCAGAGCTGGGCCCAGCTTTATCGACAGGCCCGTTAACACGTCATTACGTGTCATCAGGAGCAGTGACTTGCCGTCGATTTCCTGTCGAGAAGTGGAAAGATTTTATTGCTCTTGTCATGCAAATTGCCGTGTTGGTCTTAAAGTAATCAGCGGGCTGGGTGGGAAGTCTGACCTGATCTTGGAATGCTGTGGCTTGCTCCTCGAACCCTGTAGCTTTAAAGTAATTGACCACATCAGCGACCGTCCAGTTGGCTGGATCTGGAAGCTGGCCATTCTCCACAGGGCTGG contains:
- the samd13 gene encoding sterile alpha motif domain-containing protein 13 gives rise to the protein MSIFHFFNGKTLREVGNFLSSYKRVVVARLIKEGCFTARHFIKIAKKNNQMKINCNFTDSAMEDKANGSVDTKSPVENGQLPDPANWTVADVVNYFKATGFEEQATAFQDQEIDGKSLLLMTRNDVLTGLSIKLGPALKIYEYHVKPLQTQHLKSNAC